The Paenibacillus sp. MBLB1832 genome has a window encoding:
- the rpoC gene encoding DNA-directed RNA polymerase subunit beta' has translation MMDVNNFEFMKIGLASPDKIRSWSRGEVKKPETINYRTLKPEKEGLFCEKIFGPTKDWECHCGKYKRVRYKGVVCDRCGVEVTRQKVRRERMGHIELAAPVSHIWYFKGIPSRMGLALDMSPRSLEEIIYFASYVVTDPGDTPLEKKQLLSEKEYRSYREKYGYAFQAGMGAEAVKKLLIDIDIEREVDTLKEELKTAQGQRRNRAIKRLEVMEAFRNSKNLPGWMVLDVLPVIPPELRPMVQLDGGRFATSDLNDLYRRVINRNNRLKRLLDLGAPDIIVQNEKRMLQEAVDALIDNGRRGRPVTGPGNRPLKSLSHMLKGKQGRFRQNLLGKRVDYSGRSVIVVGPHLKMYQCGLPKEMALELFKPFVMKELVNKGLAHNIKSAKRKVERVSPDVWDVLEEVIKEHPVLLNRAPTLHRLGIQAFEPILVEGRAIKLHPLVCTAYNADFDGDQMAVHVPLSSEAQAEARLLMLAAGNILNPKDGKPVVTPSQDMVLGSFYLTTDNKFAKGAGSIIRTVHEAVSSYQSGKMALHARVAIPAKALNKTSFTAKQQDAMLITTIGKIIMNEIYPADFPYINEPTKTNLLNGIPDSHFVFEKGADLKAIMAERPENKAVGKEYLGSIIAECFRKYHTTQTSMILDKIKELGFTYSTKAGITVAVSDVVVPTEKVAILKDCEEKVRVVTNQYRRGLITDEERYDRVIAIWSKAKDEITEILMKSLDKYNSISMMVESKARGNKSQITQLGGMRGLMANPSGKIMELPIKSNFREGLTILEYFISTHGARKGLADTALRTADSGYLTRRLVDVAQDVIVREDDCGTDKGFMVSKIQDGKEVIEDLYDRIEGRYAYETLRHPQTGEVIVHRNELIESGIADAIIEAGIEKLQIRSVLSCRTNHGVCKKCYGRNLATGQFVEVGEAVGIIAAQSIGEPGTQLTMRTFHTGGVAGDDITQGLPRIQELFEARNPKGQAIISEIDGVVKEIREAKDRREIEVQGEAESKVYAVPYGSRVRVTLNQQVEAGDELTDGSIDPKEMLRIKGIRGVQNYILQEVQRVYRNQGVEINDKHIEVMVRQMLRKIRIVDAGDTTLLPGSFVDIHEYEAANKVALFADAEPAVARPILLGITKASLETDSFLSAASFQETTRVLTDAAIKGKVDQLLGLKENVIIGKLIPAGTGMPRYRNIRITNPNEVVVQDEDLEKETVAVE, from the coding sequence TTGATGGACGTTAACAACTTCGAGTTTATGAAAATCGGCTTGGCATCACCCGATAAAATTCGCTCTTGGTCCCGTGGGGAAGTAAAGAAGCCGGAAACAATTAACTACAGAACGTTAAAACCAGAGAAAGAAGGTCTTTTCTGCGAAAAGATCTTCGGACCTACCAAAGATTGGGAATGTCATTGCGGTAAGTACAAACGCGTTCGCTATAAAGGCGTCGTTTGTGACCGCTGTGGCGTAGAAGTGACTCGTCAAAAAGTACGTCGTGAGCGCATGGGGCACATTGAGCTTGCTGCTCCTGTCTCACACATCTGGTATTTTAAAGGGATTCCGAGTCGTATGGGTCTAGCTTTAGATATGTCTCCAAGATCATTGGAAGAGATCATCTACTTCGCGTCCTATGTCGTAACGGATCCTGGTGATACACCGCTGGAGAAGAAGCAACTATTGTCGGAGAAAGAATACCGCAGCTATCGTGAAAAGTACGGGTATGCTTTCCAAGCAGGCATGGGTGCAGAAGCAGTCAAAAAGCTTCTTATCGATATTGATATCGAGCGTGAAGTAGATACACTCAAGGAAGAACTCAAAACAGCACAAGGTCAACGTCGTAACCGTGCGATTAAGCGCCTTGAAGTTATGGAAGCATTCCGTAACTCCAAGAACTTGCCTGGTTGGATGGTACTAGATGTACTTCCAGTAATCCCGCCAGAACTTCGTCCGATGGTTCAGCTTGATGGTGGTCGTTTTGCGACATCCGACTTGAATGATCTTTATCGCCGTGTAATTAATCGTAACAACCGTCTTAAAAGATTGCTCGACCTAGGTGCACCGGATATCATTGTTCAAAATGAGAAACGGATGCTCCAAGAAGCGGTTGACGCATTGATTGATAATGGTCGCCGCGGCCGTCCAGTAACAGGTCCAGGTAACCGTCCTTTGAAATCTCTCAGCCACATGCTGAAAGGTAAACAAGGTCGTTTCCGTCAAAACTTGCTCGGTAAACGTGTTGACTACTCGGGTCGTTCCGTTATCGTTGTAGGACCTCATCTAAAGATGTATCAATGTGGTCTACCGAAGGAAATGGCACTTGAATTGTTCAAGCCTTTCGTAATGAAAGAGCTAGTCAATAAAGGCTTAGCTCATAACATCAAGAGCGCGAAACGTAAAGTTGAGCGTGTAAGCCCTGATGTTTGGGATGTACTAGAAGAAGTAATTAAGGAGCATCCGGTTCTATTGAACCGTGCCCCTACGTTGCATAGACTTGGGATTCAAGCGTTCGAACCAATTTTGGTTGAAGGTCGCGCGATCAAACTGCATCCGCTTGTATGTACAGCGTACAACGCTGACTTCGACGGTGACCAAATGGCTGTTCACGTACCTTTATCATCCGAAGCTCAAGCTGAAGCTCGCTTGCTTATGCTAGCGGCGGGTAACATTTTGAACCCGAAAGACGGTAAGCCAGTTGTTACGCCTTCGCAGGATATGGTTCTGGGAAGCTTCTACCTAACAACGGATAACAAATTTGCTAAAGGTGCAGGTTCCATTATCCGAACTGTACACGAAGCAGTTTCTTCCTACCAATCAGGCAAAATGGCCCTGCATGCGCGTGTAGCGATTCCTGCTAAAGCGTTGAATAAAACGAGTTTTACGGCGAAACAACAAGATGCCATGTTGATTACGACCATCGGTAAAATCATCATGAACGAAATCTATCCAGCAGATTTTCCTTACATCAATGAGCCGACGAAGACGAACCTATTGAACGGTATTCCGGATTCTCACTTTGTATTTGAGAAGGGTGCAGATTTGAAAGCCATCATGGCTGAGCGTCCTGAGAACAAAGCGGTAGGTAAAGAATATCTAGGATCCATCATCGCTGAATGTTTCCGCAAATATCATACGACACAAACGTCGATGATTCTGGATAAAATTAAAGAGCTTGGATTCACGTATTCAACGAAAGCGGGTATTACCGTAGCTGTCTCCGACGTTGTTGTTCCAACGGAGAAAGTCGCAATCCTGAAAGATTGCGAAGAGAAAGTGCGCGTAGTAACGAACCAATACCGCCGCGGTTTGATTACTGATGAAGAGCGTTATGACCGCGTTATTGCGATCTGGAGTAAAGCGAAGGATGAAATCACAGAAATATTGATGAAATCCCTAGATAAGTACAACTCCATTTCCATGATGGTTGAATCCAAAGCGCGTGGTAACAAATCACAAATTACACAGCTTGGCGGTATGCGTGGTTTGATGGCGAATCCATCTGGTAAAATTATGGAGTTGCCGATTAAATCGAACTTCCGTGAAGGTTTAACGATCTTAGAGTACTTTATTTCCACGCATGGAGCGCGTAAAGGTCTTGCCGATACAGCACTTCGTACAGCGGATTCAGGTTACTTGACGCGTCGTCTCGTTGACGTAGCACAAGATGTGATCGTTCGTGAAGACGATTGTGGAACAGATAAAGGCTTCATGGTTAGCAAAATCCAAGACGGTAAAGAGGTTATCGAGGACCTTTACGATCGTATTGAAGGACGCTATGCGTATGAAACGCTTCGTCACCCACAAACAGGTGAAGTCATCGTTCATCGCAATGAACTGATTGAATCAGGTATTGCGGATGCGATTATTGAAGCTGGTATCGAGAAACTCCAAATTCGTTCCGTCCTAAGCTGCCGCACGAACCATGGTGTATGTAAGAAGTGTTACGGTCGTAACTTGGCTACAGGTCAATTCGTTGAGGTTGGTGAGGCAGTAGGAATTATTGCCGCGCAATCCATTGGTGAGCCTGGAACACAGTTGACGATGCGTACGTTCCATACGGGTGGTGTTGCAGGAGACGATATTACACAAGGTTTGCCGCGTATTCAAGAGCTCTTTGAAGCACGTAATCCGAAAGGTCAAGCGATTATTTCTGAGATCGACGGTGTCGTTAAAGAAATTCGTGAGGCGAAGGATCGTCGTGAGATCGAAGTTCAAGGTGAAGCGGAATCCAAGGTGTATGCAGTTCCTTACGGCTCCCGTGTTCGTGTAACACTGAACCAACAAGTAGAAGCTGGAGATGAGTTGACTGACGGATCCATCGACCCGAAAGAGATGCTTCGCATCAAAGGTATCCGCGGCGTTCAGAACTACATCCTTCAAGAAGTTCAACGCGTTTATCGTAACCAAGGGGTAGAAATTAACGATAAGCACATCGAGGTTATGGTACGTCAAATGTTGCGTAAAATCCGTATCGTTGATGCGGGGGATACAACATTGCTGCCAGGCTCATTCGTTGATATTCATGAGTATGAAGCGGCGAATAAGGTTGCTTTGTTTGCAGACGCTGAGCCTGCTGTTGCGCGCCCTATCTTGCTTGGTATCACCAAAGCATCGCTTGAAACAGACTCCTTCTTGTCTGCGGCATCCTTCCAAGAGACAACACGTGTCTTGACAGATGCAGCAATTAAGGGGAAAGTCGACCAATTGTTAGGTTTGAAAGAGAATGTTATCATTGGTAAACTGATTCCTGCAGGAACGGGTATGCCGAGATACCGCAACATTCGTATTACGAACCCTAACGAAGTCGTCGTTCAAGATGAAGATTTGGAAAAAGAAACAGTAGCAGTAGAATAA